One window from the genome of Oncorhynchus gorbuscha isolate QuinsamMale2020 ecotype Even-year linkage group LG14, OgorEven_v1.0, whole genome shotgun sequence encodes:
- the LOC123995117 gene encoding uncharacterized protein LOC123995117 isoform X6, whose protein sequence is MSLARTMSFEKPNRSLSPDAAYALTKWRTATFFTILTGNTLRSHEEINHCLTAKGLTEVTSLEESDVILAFCPIVSRAGTDVEAALQKIPAGKPVILVVLHHTFDPDYTVPNSSRLVTRGDVILTVDCLFHENQGLLECPRNEEAILKILDRTKIQPKNDEVWELIGEEEASDAPEQENLEARTMSLEEQIRGLSPVAASARARAGIKEDIDIQELTRDDLKELLPGLEHFKLRKKISELLTQSKQDTAKPIDFILNEFREFLPAVVMKNALVPGGVLHGYVTILKDLKKQLAKAVHLIQEHIELLESYNKEEPMEAEGNAVSPSADSATAGKQLSNVAVHKQSVEGASERPALGAVEVHPKRPRTDLSTSGKWQNFKEPPPHTSGAAGITYAPPSTSGSVQFRLRGKLETSKSCSTYTSGAADIEPSATSYKDSF, encoded by the exons ATGAGTCTG GCAAGGACAATGAGTTTCGAAAAGCCAAACAGGAGCCTCTCACCAGATGCAGCATATGCCCTTACAA AGTGGAGGACGGCGACATTCTTCACCATTCTGACTGGGAATACTCTGCGGTCTCATGAGGAAATCAATCACTGTCTCACTGCAAAAGGTTTAACTGAGGTGACGTCACTAGAGGAGAGTGATGTCATCCTGGCTTTCTGTCCCATTGTCTCTCGTGCTGGGACTGATGTTGAAGCAGCACTGCAGAAGATTCCAG CTGGTAAACCTGTCATCCTGGTAGTGCTGCATCACACCTTCGATCCAGACTACACTGTACCTAACAGTAGCAGACTAGTGACCAGAGGTGATGTGATACTCACAGTGGACTGTCTCTTCCATGAGAACCAGGGACTACTGGAGTGTCCTCGCAATGAAGAAGCAATTCTAAAGATTCTGGACAGGACAAAAATACAGCCAAAG AATGATGAGGTCTGGGAACTAATCGGAGAAGAAGAAGCCAGTGATGCCCCTGAGCAGGAAAACCTAGAG GCAAGGACAATGAGTTTGGAAGAGCAAATCAGGGGCCTCTCACCAGTTGCAGCATCTGCCCGTGCAA GAGCTGGAATTAAAGAGGACATTGATATTCAAGAGTTAACAAGAGATGATCTGAAGGAACTTCTGCCAGGCCTTGAGCATTTCAAACTTAGGAAGAAGATCAGTGAACTTCTAACCCAATCTAAACAG GACACAGCTAAACCTATCGATTTCATTCTTAACGAGTTTAGGGAATTCCTTCCAGCTGTTGTCATGAAGA ATGCACTTGTTCCTGGGGGAGTGTTACATGGCTACGTCACTATTCTTAAAGATTTGAAGAAGCAGCTGGCCAAAGCCGTGCACTTAATTCAGGAACACATTGAACTGCTTGAGAGCTACAATAAAGAAGAGCCCATGGAGGCTGAAGGCAATGCTGTGTCCCCATCAGCTGActctgctacagcaggaaaacagCTATCCAATGTTGCAG TACATAAGCAATCTGTTGAAGGCGCTTCAGAACGACCAG CCTTAGGTGCTGTAGAGGTCCACCCCAAACGACCAAGAACAGATCTGTCCACCAGTGGTAAGTGGCAAAACTTCAAGGAACCCCCACCTCATACTTCAGGAGCAGCTGGAATAACATATGCTCCTCCAAGTACCAGTGGTAGTGTGCAGTTCAGGTTGCGAGGCAAGCTGGAGACCTCAAAATCATGCTCTACGTACACTTCAGGAGCAGCTGATATTGAGCCATCTGCAACATCCTACAAA GACTCATTCTAG
- the LOC123995117 gene encoding uncharacterized protein LOC123995117 isoform X1 — protein MSLARTMSFEKPNRSLSPDAAYALTKWRTATFFTILTGNTLRSHEEINHCLTAKGLTEVTSLEESDVILAFCPIVSRAGTDVEAALQKIPAGKPVILVVLHHTFDPDYTVPNSSRLVTRGDVILTVDCLFHENQGLLECPRNEEAILKILDRTKIQPKNDEVWELIGEEEASDAPEQENLEARTMSLEEQIRGLSPVAASARARAGIKEDIDIQELTRDDLKELLPGLEHFKLRKKISELLTQSKQDTAKPIDFILNEFREFLPAVVMKNALVPGGVLHGYVTILKDLKKQLAKAVHLIQEHIELLESYNKEEPMEAEGNAVSPSADSATAGKQLSNVAVHKQSVEGASERPALGAVEVHPKRPRTDLSTSEVKVYSQVCGKTLNAHLALMKQVEDLGLKRKETSVEDCQVIMVFCPVTSRVGTDIEAAMSQVPGNTDAILVVMHHTFDRYFVTDQRSASHYKSVEKVNVLFHDSVGLLHCKTNDIAVTLIHKALLKYNSSSYRH, from the exons ATGAGTCTG GCAAGGACAATGAGTTTCGAAAAGCCAAACAGGAGCCTCTCACCAGATGCAGCATATGCCCTTACAA AGTGGAGGACGGCGACATTCTTCACCATTCTGACTGGGAATACTCTGCGGTCTCATGAGGAAATCAATCACTGTCTCACTGCAAAAGGTTTAACTGAGGTGACGTCACTAGAGGAGAGTGATGTCATCCTGGCTTTCTGTCCCATTGTCTCTCGTGCTGGGACTGATGTTGAAGCAGCACTGCAGAAGATTCCAG CTGGTAAACCTGTCATCCTGGTAGTGCTGCATCACACCTTCGATCCAGACTACACTGTACCTAACAGTAGCAGACTAGTGACCAGAGGTGATGTGATACTCACAGTGGACTGTCTCTTCCATGAGAACCAGGGACTACTGGAGTGTCCTCGCAATGAAGAAGCAATTCTAAAGATTCTGGACAGGACAAAAATACAGCCAAAG AATGATGAGGTCTGGGAACTAATCGGAGAAGAAGAAGCCAGTGATGCCCCTGAGCAGGAAAACCTAGAG GCAAGGACAATGAGTTTGGAAGAGCAAATCAGGGGCCTCTCACCAGTTGCAGCATCTGCCCGTGCAA GAGCTGGAATTAAAGAGGACATTGATATTCAAGAGTTAACAAGAGATGATCTGAAGGAACTTCTGCCAGGCCTTGAGCATTTCAAACTTAGGAAGAAGATCAGTGAACTTCTAACCCAATCTAAACAG GACACAGCTAAACCTATCGATTTCATTCTTAACGAGTTTAGGGAATTCCTTCCAGCTGTTGTCATGAAGA ATGCACTTGTTCCTGGGGGAGTGTTACATGGCTACGTCACTATTCTTAAAGATTTGAAGAAGCAGCTGGCCAAAGCCGTGCACTTAATTCAGGAACACATTGAACTGCTTGAGAGCTACAATAAAGAAGAGCCCATGGAGGCTGAAGGCAATGCTGTGTCCCCATCAGCTGActctgctacagcaggaaaacagCTATCCAATGTTGCAG TACATAAGCAATCTGTTGAAGGCGCTTCAGAACGACCAG CCTTAGGTGCTGTAGAGGTCCACCCCAAACGACCAAGAACAGATCTGTCCACCAGTG AAGTTAAAGTCTATTCCCAAGTGTGTGGAAAAACCCTGAACGCTCACCTTGCACTCATGAAACAAGTGGAGGATCTGGGACTTAAACGAAAGGAGACCAGTGTAGAGGACTGCCAAGTCATAATGGTCTTCTGTCCTGTTACATCTCGTGTGGGAACTGACATTGAGGCTGCCATGAGCCAAGTTCCAG GTAACACAGATGCCATTCTAGTTGTGATGCACCATACTTTTGATCGCTACTTTGTCACAGACCAGAGATCTGCATCTCACTACAAAAGCGTAGAGAAAGTTAATGTTCTCTTCCATGACTCTGTGGGACTTCTGCATTGTAAAACAAATGATATTGCAGTGACTCTCATACATAAGGCCTTACTGAAATACAACAGCAGTTCTTACAGACATTAA
- the LOC123995117 gene encoding uncharacterized protein LOC123995117 isoform X3, translating to MSFEKPNRSLSPDAAYALTKWRTATFFTILTGNTLRSHEEINHCLTAKGLTEVTSLEESDVILAFCPIVSRAGTDVEAALQKIPAGKPVILVVLHHTFDPDYTVPNSSRLVTRGDVILTVDCLFHENQGLLECPRNEEAILKILDRTKIQPKNDEVWELIGEEEASDAPEQENLEARTMSLEEQIRGLSPVAASARARAGIKEDIDIQELTRDDLKELLPGLEHFKLRKKISELLTQSKQDTAKPIDFILNEFREFLPAVVMKNALVPGGVLHGYVTILKDLKKQLAKAVHLIQEHIELLESYNKEEPMEAEGNAVSPSADSATAGKQLSNVAVHKQSVEGASERPALGAVEVHPKRPRTDLSTSEVKVYSQVCGKTLNAHLALMKQVEDLGLKRKETSVEDCQVIMVFCPVTSRVGTDIEAAMSQVPGNTDAILVVMHHTFDRYFVTDQRSASHYKSVEKVNVLFHDSVGLLHCKTNDIAVTLIHKALLKYNSSSYRH from the exons ATGAGTTTCGAAAAGCCAAACAGGAGCCTCTCACCAGATGCAGCATATGCCCTTACAA AGTGGAGGACGGCGACATTCTTCACCATTCTGACTGGGAATACTCTGCGGTCTCATGAGGAAATCAATCACTGTCTCACTGCAAAAGGTTTAACTGAGGTGACGTCACTAGAGGAGAGTGATGTCATCCTGGCTTTCTGTCCCATTGTCTCTCGTGCTGGGACTGATGTTGAAGCAGCACTGCAGAAGATTCCAG CTGGTAAACCTGTCATCCTGGTAGTGCTGCATCACACCTTCGATCCAGACTACACTGTACCTAACAGTAGCAGACTAGTGACCAGAGGTGATGTGATACTCACAGTGGACTGTCTCTTCCATGAGAACCAGGGACTACTGGAGTGTCCTCGCAATGAAGAAGCAATTCTAAAGATTCTGGACAGGACAAAAATACAGCCAAAG AATGATGAGGTCTGGGAACTAATCGGAGAAGAAGAAGCCAGTGATGCCCCTGAGCAGGAAAACCTAGAG GCAAGGACAATGAGTTTGGAAGAGCAAATCAGGGGCCTCTCACCAGTTGCAGCATCTGCCCGTGCAA GAGCTGGAATTAAAGAGGACATTGATATTCAAGAGTTAACAAGAGATGATCTGAAGGAACTTCTGCCAGGCCTTGAGCATTTCAAACTTAGGAAGAAGATCAGTGAACTTCTAACCCAATCTAAACAG GACACAGCTAAACCTATCGATTTCATTCTTAACGAGTTTAGGGAATTCCTTCCAGCTGTTGTCATGAAGA ATGCACTTGTTCCTGGGGGAGTGTTACATGGCTACGTCACTATTCTTAAAGATTTGAAGAAGCAGCTGGCCAAAGCCGTGCACTTAATTCAGGAACACATTGAACTGCTTGAGAGCTACAATAAAGAAGAGCCCATGGAGGCTGAAGGCAATGCTGTGTCCCCATCAGCTGActctgctacagcaggaaaacagCTATCCAATGTTGCAG TACATAAGCAATCTGTTGAAGGCGCTTCAGAACGACCAG CCTTAGGTGCTGTAGAGGTCCACCCCAAACGACCAAGAACAGATCTGTCCACCAGTG AAGTTAAAGTCTATTCCCAAGTGTGTGGAAAAACCCTGAACGCTCACCTTGCACTCATGAAACAAGTGGAGGATCTGGGACTTAAACGAAAGGAGACCAGTGTAGAGGACTGCCAAGTCATAATGGTCTTCTGTCCTGTTACATCTCGTGTGGGAACTGACATTGAGGCTGCCATGAGCCAAGTTCCAG GTAACACAGATGCCATTCTAGTTGTGATGCACCATACTTTTGATCGCTACTTTGTCACAGACCAGAGATCTGCATCTCACTACAAAAGCGTAGAGAAAGTTAATGTTCTCTTCCATGACTCTGTGGGACTTCTGCATTGTAAAACAAATGATATTGCAGTGACTCTCATACATAAGGCCTTACTGAAATACAACAGCAGTTCTTACAGACATTAA
- the LOC123995117 gene encoding uncharacterized protein LOC123995117 isoform X5, which yields MSLARTMSFEKPNRSLSPDAAYALTKWRTATFFTILTGNTLRSHEEINHCLTAKGLTEVTSLEESDVILAFCPIVSRAGTDVEAALQKIPAGKPVILVVLHHTFDPDYTVPNSSRLVTRGDVILTVDCLFHENQGLLECPRNEEAILKILDRTKIQPKNDEVWELIGEEEASDAPEQENLEARTMSLEEQIRGLSPVAASARARAGIKEDIDIQELTRDDLKELLPGLEHFKLRKKISELLTQSKQDTAKPIDFILNEFREFLPAVVMKNALVPGGVLHGYVTILKDLKKQLAKAVHLIQEHIELLESYNKEEPMEAEGNAVSPSADSATAGKQLSNVAALGAVEVHPKRPRTDLSTSVKVYSQVCGKTLNAHLALMKQVEDLGLKRKETSVEDCQVIMVFCPVTSRVGTDIEAAMSQVPGNTDAILVVMHHTFDRYFVTDQRSASHYKSVEKVNVLFHDSVGLLHCKTNDIAVTLIHKALLKYNSSSYRH from the exons ATGAGTCTG GCAAGGACAATGAGTTTCGAAAAGCCAAACAGGAGCCTCTCACCAGATGCAGCATATGCCCTTACAA AGTGGAGGACGGCGACATTCTTCACCATTCTGACTGGGAATACTCTGCGGTCTCATGAGGAAATCAATCACTGTCTCACTGCAAAAGGTTTAACTGAGGTGACGTCACTAGAGGAGAGTGATGTCATCCTGGCTTTCTGTCCCATTGTCTCTCGTGCTGGGACTGATGTTGAAGCAGCACTGCAGAAGATTCCAG CTGGTAAACCTGTCATCCTGGTAGTGCTGCATCACACCTTCGATCCAGACTACACTGTACCTAACAGTAGCAGACTAGTGACCAGAGGTGATGTGATACTCACAGTGGACTGTCTCTTCCATGAGAACCAGGGACTACTGGAGTGTCCTCGCAATGAAGAAGCAATTCTAAAGATTCTGGACAGGACAAAAATACAGCCAAAG AATGATGAGGTCTGGGAACTAATCGGAGAAGAAGAAGCCAGTGATGCCCCTGAGCAGGAAAACCTAGAG GCAAGGACAATGAGTTTGGAAGAGCAAATCAGGGGCCTCTCACCAGTTGCAGCATCTGCCCGTGCAA GAGCTGGAATTAAAGAGGACATTGATATTCAAGAGTTAACAAGAGATGATCTGAAGGAACTTCTGCCAGGCCTTGAGCATTTCAAACTTAGGAAGAAGATCAGTGAACTTCTAACCCAATCTAAACAG GACACAGCTAAACCTATCGATTTCATTCTTAACGAGTTTAGGGAATTCCTTCCAGCTGTTGTCATGAAGA ATGCACTTGTTCCTGGGGGAGTGTTACATGGCTACGTCACTATTCTTAAAGATTTGAAGAAGCAGCTGGCCAAAGCCGTGCACTTAATTCAGGAACACATTGAACTGCTTGAGAGCTACAATAAAGAAGAGCCCATGGAGGCTGAAGGCAATGCTGTGTCCCCATCAGCTGActctgctacagcaggaaaacagCTATCCAATGTTGCAG CCTTAGGTGCTGTAGAGGTCCACCCCAAACGACCAAGAACAGATCTGTCCACCAGTG TTAAAGTCTATTCCCAAGTGTGTGGAAAAACCCTGAACGCTCACCTTGCACTCATGAAACAAGTGGAGGATCTGGGACTTAAACGAAAGGAGACCAGTGTAGAGGACTGCCAAGTCATAATGGTCTTCTGTCCTGTTACATCTCGTGTGGGAACTGACATTGAGGCTGCCATGAGCCAAGTTCCAG GTAACACAGATGCCATTCTAGTTGTGATGCACCATACTTTTGATCGCTACTTTGTCACAGACCAGAGATCTGCATCTCACTACAAAAGCGTAGAGAAAGTTAATGTTCTCTTCCATGACTCTGTGGGACTTCTGCATTGTAAAACAAATGATATTGCAGTGACTCTCATACATAAGGCCTTACTGAAATACAACAGCAGTTCTTACAGACATTAA
- the LOC123995117 gene encoding uncharacterized protein LOC123995117 isoform X4, which yields MSLARTMSFEKPNRSLSPDAAYALTKWRTATFFTILTGNTLRSHEEINHCLTAKGLTEVTSLEESDVILAFCPIVSRAGTDVEAALQKIPAGKPVILVVLHHTFDPDYTVPNSSRLVTRGDVILTVDCLFHENQGLLECPRNEEAILKILDRTKIQPKNDEVWELIGEEEASDAPEQENLEARTMSLEEQIRGLSPVAASARARAGIKEDIDIQELTRDDLKELLPGLEHFKLRKKISELLTQSKQDTAKPIDFILNEFREFLPAVVMKNALVPGGVLHGYVTILKDLKKQLAKAVHLIQEHIELLESYNKEEPMEAEGNAVSPSADSATAGKQLSNVAALGAVEVHPKRPRTDLSTSEVKVYSQVCGKTLNAHLALMKQVEDLGLKRKETSVEDCQVIMVFCPVTSRVGTDIEAAMSQVPGNTDAILVVMHHTFDRYFVTDQRSASHYKSVEKVNVLFHDSVGLLHCKTNDIAVTLIHKALLKYNSSSYRH from the exons ATGAGTCTG GCAAGGACAATGAGTTTCGAAAAGCCAAACAGGAGCCTCTCACCAGATGCAGCATATGCCCTTACAA AGTGGAGGACGGCGACATTCTTCACCATTCTGACTGGGAATACTCTGCGGTCTCATGAGGAAATCAATCACTGTCTCACTGCAAAAGGTTTAACTGAGGTGACGTCACTAGAGGAGAGTGATGTCATCCTGGCTTTCTGTCCCATTGTCTCTCGTGCTGGGACTGATGTTGAAGCAGCACTGCAGAAGATTCCAG CTGGTAAACCTGTCATCCTGGTAGTGCTGCATCACACCTTCGATCCAGACTACACTGTACCTAACAGTAGCAGACTAGTGACCAGAGGTGATGTGATACTCACAGTGGACTGTCTCTTCCATGAGAACCAGGGACTACTGGAGTGTCCTCGCAATGAAGAAGCAATTCTAAAGATTCTGGACAGGACAAAAATACAGCCAAAG AATGATGAGGTCTGGGAACTAATCGGAGAAGAAGAAGCCAGTGATGCCCCTGAGCAGGAAAACCTAGAG GCAAGGACAATGAGTTTGGAAGAGCAAATCAGGGGCCTCTCACCAGTTGCAGCATCTGCCCGTGCAA GAGCTGGAATTAAAGAGGACATTGATATTCAAGAGTTAACAAGAGATGATCTGAAGGAACTTCTGCCAGGCCTTGAGCATTTCAAACTTAGGAAGAAGATCAGTGAACTTCTAACCCAATCTAAACAG GACACAGCTAAACCTATCGATTTCATTCTTAACGAGTTTAGGGAATTCCTTCCAGCTGTTGTCATGAAGA ATGCACTTGTTCCTGGGGGAGTGTTACATGGCTACGTCACTATTCTTAAAGATTTGAAGAAGCAGCTGGCCAAAGCCGTGCACTTAATTCAGGAACACATTGAACTGCTTGAGAGCTACAATAAAGAAGAGCCCATGGAGGCTGAAGGCAATGCTGTGTCCCCATCAGCTGActctgctacagcaggaaaacagCTATCCAATGTTGCAG CCTTAGGTGCTGTAGAGGTCCACCCCAAACGACCAAGAACAGATCTGTCCACCAGTG AAGTTAAAGTCTATTCCCAAGTGTGTGGAAAAACCCTGAACGCTCACCTTGCACTCATGAAACAAGTGGAGGATCTGGGACTTAAACGAAAGGAGACCAGTGTAGAGGACTGCCAAGTCATAATGGTCTTCTGTCCTGTTACATCTCGTGTGGGAACTGACATTGAGGCTGCCATGAGCCAAGTTCCAG GTAACACAGATGCCATTCTAGTTGTGATGCACCATACTTTTGATCGCTACTTTGTCACAGACCAGAGATCTGCATCTCACTACAAAAGCGTAGAGAAAGTTAATGTTCTCTTCCATGACTCTGTGGGACTTCTGCATTGTAAAACAAATGATATTGCAGTGACTCTCATACATAAGGCCTTACTGAAATACAACAGCAGTTCTTACAGACATTAA
- the LOC123995117 gene encoding uncharacterized protein LOC123995117 isoform X2, whose product MSLARTMSFEKPNRSLSPDAAYALTKWRTATFFTILTGNTLRSHEEINHCLTAKGLTEVTSLEESDVILAFCPIVSRAGTDVEAALQKIPAGKPVILVVLHHTFDPDYTVPNSSRLVTRGDVILTVDCLFHENQGLLECPRNEEAILKILDRTKIQPKNDEVWELIGEEEASDAPEQENLEARTMSLEEQIRGLSPVAASARARAGIKEDIDIQELTRDDLKELLPGLEHFKLRKKISELLTQSKQDTAKPIDFILNEFREFLPAVVMKNALVPGGVLHGYVTILKDLKKQLAKAVHLIQEHIELLESYNKEEPMEAEGNAVSPSADSATAGKQLSNVAVHKQSVEGASERPALGAVEVHPKRPRTDLSTSVKVYSQVCGKTLNAHLALMKQVEDLGLKRKETSVEDCQVIMVFCPVTSRVGTDIEAAMSQVPGNTDAILVVMHHTFDRYFVTDQRSASHYKSVEKVNVLFHDSVGLLHCKTNDIAVTLIHKALLKYNSSSYRH is encoded by the exons ATGAGTCTG GCAAGGACAATGAGTTTCGAAAAGCCAAACAGGAGCCTCTCACCAGATGCAGCATATGCCCTTACAA AGTGGAGGACGGCGACATTCTTCACCATTCTGACTGGGAATACTCTGCGGTCTCATGAGGAAATCAATCACTGTCTCACTGCAAAAGGTTTAACTGAGGTGACGTCACTAGAGGAGAGTGATGTCATCCTGGCTTTCTGTCCCATTGTCTCTCGTGCTGGGACTGATGTTGAAGCAGCACTGCAGAAGATTCCAG CTGGTAAACCTGTCATCCTGGTAGTGCTGCATCACACCTTCGATCCAGACTACACTGTACCTAACAGTAGCAGACTAGTGACCAGAGGTGATGTGATACTCACAGTGGACTGTCTCTTCCATGAGAACCAGGGACTACTGGAGTGTCCTCGCAATGAAGAAGCAATTCTAAAGATTCTGGACAGGACAAAAATACAGCCAAAG AATGATGAGGTCTGGGAACTAATCGGAGAAGAAGAAGCCAGTGATGCCCCTGAGCAGGAAAACCTAGAG GCAAGGACAATGAGTTTGGAAGAGCAAATCAGGGGCCTCTCACCAGTTGCAGCATCTGCCCGTGCAA GAGCTGGAATTAAAGAGGACATTGATATTCAAGAGTTAACAAGAGATGATCTGAAGGAACTTCTGCCAGGCCTTGAGCATTTCAAACTTAGGAAGAAGATCAGTGAACTTCTAACCCAATCTAAACAG GACACAGCTAAACCTATCGATTTCATTCTTAACGAGTTTAGGGAATTCCTTCCAGCTGTTGTCATGAAGA ATGCACTTGTTCCTGGGGGAGTGTTACATGGCTACGTCACTATTCTTAAAGATTTGAAGAAGCAGCTGGCCAAAGCCGTGCACTTAATTCAGGAACACATTGAACTGCTTGAGAGCTACAATAAAGAAGAGCCCATGGAGGCTGAAGGCAATGCTGTGTCCCCATCAGCTGActctgctacagcaggaaaacagCTATCCAATGTTGCAG TACATAAGCAATCTGTTGAAGGCGCTTCAGAACGACCAG CCTTAGGTGCTGTAGAGGTCCACCCCAAACGACCAAGAACAGATCTGTCCACCAGTG TTAAAGTCTATTCCCAAGTGTGTGGAAAAACCCTGAACGCTCACCTTGCACTCATGAAACAAGTGGAGGATCTGGGACTTAAACGAAAGGAGACCAGTGTAGAGGACTGCCAAGTCATAATGGTCTTCTGTCCTGTTACATCTCGTGTGGGAACTGACATTGAGGCTGCCATGAGCCAAGTTCCAG GTAACACAGATGCCATTCTAGTTGTGATGCACCATACTTTTGATCGCTACTTTGTCACAGACCAGAGATCTGCATCTCACTACAAAAGCGTAGAGAAAGTTAATGTTCTCTTCCATGACTCTGTGGGACTTCTGCATTGTAAAACAAATGATATTGCAGTGACTCTCATACATAAGGCCTTACTGAAATACAACAGCAGTTCTTACAGACATTAA
- the LOC123995117 gene encoding uncharacterized protein LOC123995117 isoform X7, which yields MSLARTMSFEKPNRSLSPDAAYALTKWRTATFFTILTGNTLRSHEEINHCLTAKGLTEVTSLEESDVILAFCPIVSRAGTDVEAALQKIPAGKPVILVVLHHTFDPDYTVPNSSRLVTRGDVILTVDCLFHENQGLLECPRNEEAILKILDRTKIQPKNDEVWELIGEEEASDAPEQENLEARTMSLEEQIRGLSPVAASARARAGIKEDIDIQELTRDDLKELLPGLEHFKLRKKISELLTQSKQDTAKPIDFILNEFREFLPAVVMKNALVPGGVLHGYVTILKDLKKQLAKAVHLIQEHIELLESYNKEEPMEAEGNAVSPSADSATAGKQLSNVAALGAVEVHPKRPRTDLSTSGKWQNFKEPPPHTSGAAGITYAPPSTSGSVQFRLRGKLETSKSCSTYTSGAADIEPSATSYKGHYQSLNTVQCH from the exons ATGAGTCTG GCAAGGACAATGAGTTTCGAAAAGCCAAACAGGAGCCTCTCACCAGATGCAGCATATGCCCTTACAA AGTGGAGGACGGCGACATTCTTCACCATTCTGACTGGGAATACTCTGCGGTCTCATGAGGAAATCAATCACTGTCTCACTGCAAAAGGTTTAACTGAGGTGACGTCACTAGAGGAGAGTGATGTCATCCTGGCTTTCTGTCCCATTGTCTCTCGTGCTGGGACTGATGTTGAAGCAGCACTGCAGAAGATTCCAG CTGGTAAACCTGTCATCCTGGTAGTGCTGCATCACACCTTCGATCCAGACTACACTGTACCTAACAGTAGCAGACTAGTGACCAGAGGTGATGTGATACTCACAGTGGACTGTCTCTTCCATGAGAACCAGGGACTACTGGAGTGTCCTCGCAATGAAGAAGCAATTCTAAAGATTCTGGACAGGACAAAAATACAGCCAAAG AATGATGAGGTCTGGGAACTAATCGGAGAAGAAGAAGCCAGTGATGCCCCTGAGCAGGAAAACCTAGAG GCAAGGACAATGAGTTTGGAAGAGCAAATCAGGGGCCTCTCACCAGTTGCAGCATCTGCCCGTGCAA GAGCTGGAATTAAAGAGGACATTGATATTCAAGAGTTAACAAGAGATGATCTGAAGGAACTTCTGCCAGGCCTTGAGCATTTCAAACTTAGGAAGAAGATCAGTGAACTTCTAACCCAATCTAAACAG GACACAGCTAAACCTATCGATTTCATTCTTAACGAGTTTAGGGAATTCCTTCCAGCTGTTGTCATGAAGA ATGCACTTGTTCCTGGGGGAGTGTTACATGGCTACGTCACTATTCTTAAAGATTTGAAGAAGCAGCTGGCCAAAGCCGTGCACTTAATTCAGGAACACATTGAACTGCTTGAGAGCTACAATAAAGAAGAGCCCATGGAGGCTGAAGGCAATGCTGTGTCCCCATCAGCTGActctgctacagcaggaaaacagCTATCCAATGTTGCAG CCTTAGGTGCTGTAGAGGTCCACCCCAAACGACCAAGAACAGATCTGTCCACCAGTGGTAAGTGGCAAAACTTCAAGGAACCCCCACCTCATACTTCAGGAGCAGCTGGAATAACATATGCTCCTCCAAGTACCAGTGGTAGTGTGCAGTTCAGGTTGCGAGGCAAGCTGGAGACCTCAAAATCATGCTCTACGTACACTTCAGGAGCAGCTGATATTGAGCCATCTGCAACATCCTACAAAGGCCATTATCAAAGCCTAAACACTGTTCAATGTCATTAA